A stretch of the Mycobacteroides immunogenum genome encodes the following:
- a CDS encoding acyl-CoA carboxylase subunit beta, with translation MSVLATAVDTSSDAYRINREAMLAQLAIVRAEHDKAVGGGGEKYIERHRKRGRMLARERIELLIDEDSAFLELSSLAGWGSGFHVGGSQITGIGVVCGVECVIGANDPTVKGGTMNLYSLRKGLRAMDIAFENRMPLIQIVESGGGDLPGQKDFFVPGGRSFRDMTRMSAAGIPTISIVTGNATAGGAYVPGMSDYVVMVKEQSKVFLAGPPLVKMATGEESDDETLGGADMHARTSGLADYYAVDEVDALRLGRQIVSRLNWRKLGPPPSATAPPPVHDPEELLGLIPSDPKQPFDPREVIARLVDGSEFDEFKPLYGTSLVTGWARVNGYPIGILANARGVLFNEDAQKATQFIQLSNQSDTPLLFLQNTTGYMVGKDYEQRGMIKHGAMMINAVSNSTVPHITVVMGASYGAGNYGMCGRAYDPRFLFDWPNSRTAVMGGQQLAGVLSIVARQAAQATGKPYDEAHDAAVRAAVEQQIDSESQALVISGLLYDDAVIDPRDTRAVLGIALSAIHNAPVRGADRFGVFRP, from the coding sequence ATGAGTGTGCTGGCGACGGCGGTGGACACCTCATCGGACGCTTACCGCATCAATCGGGAGGCGATGCTGGCACAACTCGCCATCGTCCGGGCCGAGCATGACAAGGCGGTGGGCGGCGGTGGCGAAAAGTACATCGAGCGCCACCGCAAGCGCGGCAGGATGTTGGCGCGGGAACGTATCGAGCTACTCATTGACGAGGATTCGGCTTTTCTGGAATTGAGTTCACTTGCCGGGTGGGGCAGTGGATTCCACGTCGGTGGGAGTCAGATCACCGGTATCGGTGTGGTCTGCGGCGTGGAGTGCGTTATCGGCGCCAACGACCCAACCGTCAAGGGCGGCACCATGAATCTGTACAGCCTCCGTAAAGGTCTGCGGGCCATGGATATTGCCTTTGAAAATCGGATGCCGCTGATTCAGATCGTGGAATCGGGTGGTGGTGATCTGCCGGGACAGAAGGATTTCTTCGTGCCCGGCGGGCGCTCGTTCCGGGATATGACCCGGATGTCCGCCGCCGGTATCCCGACGATCTCGATAGTGACCGGCAATGCCACCGCGGGCGGTGCCTATGTGCCCGGTATGTCGGATTACGTCGTCATGGTGAAGGAACAATCGAAGGTGTTCCTCGCTGGCCCGCCGCTGGTGAAGATGGCGACGGGCGAGGAATCCGATGATGAAACCCTGGGTGGCGCCGATATGCACGCCAGGACATCTGGGCTCGCGGATTACTACGCGGTGGACGAGGTAGATGCCTTGCGACTCGGGCGCCAGATTGTGTCCAGGCTCAACTGGCGCAAGCTGGGCCCCCCGCCGTCGGCCACCGCGCCGCCTCCGGTCCATGATCCCGAAGAGCTTCTCGGACTTATCCCCTCCGATCCCAAGCAGCCCTTCGATCCTCGCGAGGTGATTGCGCGCCTGGTCGATGGCTCGGAGTTCGACGAGTTCAAGCCGCTCTACGGGACCAGCCTTGTTACCGGCTGGGCACGTGTGAACGGGTATCCCATCGGAATCCTGGCCAACGCACGGGGGGTTCTGTTCAACGAGGACGCCCAAAAGGCAACGCAATTCATCCAGTTGAGCAATCAAAGTGATACGCCGCTGTTGTTTCTGCAGAACACCACCGGTTACATGGTGGGCAAGGATTATGAGCAGCGCGGCATGATCAAGCACGGCGCGATGATGATCAATGCCGTCTCGAATTCGACTGTCCCGCATATCACTGTCGTGATGGGTGCATCCTACGGCGCAGGCAACTACGGAATGTGTGGCCGCGCCTACGATCCCCGTTTCTTGTTCGATTGGCCGAATTCGCGTACCGCGGTGATGGGCGGGCAACAGCTCGCCGGGGTGCTCTCGATCGTCGCGCGCCAGGCCGCCCAGGCAACCGGTAAGCCATATGACGAGGCGCACGACGCGGCGGTTCGAGCGGCGGTAGAGCAGCAGATCGATAGTGAGTCACAGGCTCTGGTGATTTCGGGCCTGCTGTACGACGATGCCGTCATCGATCCCCGCGACACCCGCGCCGTGCTCGGTATCGCGCTATCGGCGATCCACAATGCTCCCGTCCGTGGGGCCGATCGATTCGGAGTGTTCCGGCCATGA